One region of Scophthalmus maximus strain ysfricsl-2021 chromosome 15, ASM2237912v1, whole genome shotgun sequence genomic DNA includes:
- the cln8 gene encoding protein CLN8 — protein sequence MDPDPQPGPLPRPSAEYFQWDHRLRLVGLGFAFYAATFLLSHLLSMALSRTYRSLLAKERVFWDLAATRAAFGVQSTVAGLWALTGDDALTADKVRGQEDWSWFNVLTATGFFAFENVALHASSVAFWSFDLPLATHHFFALSGYAGAVVWDSLGHFLPMVTLLLEVSTPFTCISWMLLKAGWARTMIWRANQWVMIHMFHCRMVLTYYLWWVALSHWGELSAHVALPQRLLFFTGLALLTLIINPIWTHKKTMQLLNPVDWNFGNAPAPLNGADDGRPVVSVKPHAS from the exons ATGGATCCTGACCCGCAGCCCGGCCCTCTTCCCCGGCCCAGTGCAGAGTACTTCCAGTGGGACCACCGCCTCCGGCTCGTCGGCCTGGGGTTCGCCTTCTACGCGGcgaccttcctcctctcccacctcctGTCCATGGCGCTGTCCCGCACCTACAGGTCGCTTCTCGCCAAGGAGAGGGTCTTCTGGGACCTGGCAGCCACCCGGGCGGCGTTCGGCGTCCAGAGCACCGTGGCCGGTCTGTGGGCCCTCACCGGGGACGATGCGTTGACCGCAGACAAAGTGCGGGGCCAGGAGGACTGGTCGTGGTTCAACGTCCTCACGGCCACGGGTTTCTTCGCGTTCGAGAATGTGGCGCTTCACGCCTCCAGCGTGGCGTTTTGGTCGTTTGACCTCCCGCTGGCGACGCACCACTTCTTCGCCCTGTCGGGGTACGCCGGGGCGGTGGTGTGGGACTCCCTCGGCCACTTCCTGCCGATGGtcacgctgctgctggaggtcagCACGCCGTTTACCTGCATATCCTGGATGTTACTGAAG GCCGGCTGGGCACGCACCATGATCTGGAGAGCCAACCAGTGGGTGATGATCCACATGTTCCACTGTCGTATGGTGCTCACCTACTACCTCTGGTGGGTGGCCCTGTCCCACTGGGGGGAGCTCAGCGCCCACGTGGCCCTGCCCCAGCGGCTGCTTTTCTTCACGGGCCTCGCTCTTCTCACGCTCATCATCAACCCCATCTGGACGCACAAGAAGACCATGCAGCTGCTAAACCCCGTGGACTGGAACTTTGGGAACGCGCCGGCTCCCCTGAACGGCGCCGACGACGGCCGGCCTGTGGTTTCCGTCAAACCTCACGCCAGCTGA